In Microvirga lotononidis, a single genomic region encodes these proteins:
- a CDS encoding FAD-binding oxidoreductase yields MYPAADVLGPADVITDPAAMVPYLTDWRGLFTGEAAAVMLPRTAEAVAAVLRWASQTRTPVVPQGGNTGLSGGATPDASGRAVVLSLERLNRIRTVDPIGNTLIAEAGCILATVQESAAAAGREFPVSIGSEGSCQIGGILATNAGGIAVIRHGMTRDLVLGLEYVTAGGEIVRGPKRLRKNNAGYDLRHLLLGSEGTLAVITAAALRIVRPPPARGSALVAVASPDDALRLLRTLREGAGEEILAFELMCGAEMDLVRARFPQARYPLTARHSWYVFIEIGGECEASVSARLETALSGAFEAGTIVDAVIAATEAQAREIWHLRFAVSEANRLAGPTASHDVSVATEDVPALIAGVAARLGTEFSGTRALFVGHVGDGNIHVNVLFPGNDALAAQGAAVNAAVYALVHDLGGSISAEHGIGRLKSAVFARISDPVELRLMREIKQAFDPAGILNPGAVISAGEPQPRDAIPSRINGTVALTTTSSADQENDEREARLRMLLNRRS; encoded by the coding sequence ATGTATCCCGCCGCAGACGTTCTCGGTCCCGCCGATGTGATCACCGATCCGGCGGCAATGGTGCCATACCTGACCGACTGGCGCGGTCTCTTCACCGGCGAAGCGGCAGCGGTGATGTTGCCGCGCACGGCGGAGGCCGTCGCCGCGGTCCTGCGCTGGGCATCGCAGACGCGAACGCCCGTCGTGCCCCAAGGCGGCAATACCGGCCTCTCCGGCGGCGCCACTCCGGATGCTTCCGGCCGCGCGGTGGTGCTCTCCCTCGAACGGCTCAACCGCATCCGCACCGTTGATCCGATCGGCAACACGCTAATCGCCGAAGCGGGCTGCATCCTCGCGACCGTTCAAGAGTCCGCGGCTGCAGCCGGACGCGAGTTCCCGGTGAGCATCGGCAGCGAAGGCTCGTGTCAAATCGGGGGCATTCTCGCGACCAATGCGGGCGGCATCGCCGTGATACGCCACGGCATGACCCGCGACCTAGTCCTGGGTCTAGAATACGTCACCGCCGGGGGCGAGATCGTGCGCGGGCCGAAGCGCCTGCGCAAGAACAACGCCGGCTATGATCTGCGCCATCTCCTCCTTGGCTCGGAGGGAACGCTTGCCGTCATCACCGCAGCGGCCCTGCGGATCGTCCGTCCGCCGCCCGCACGGGGAAGCGCACTCGTCGCAGTCGCGAGCCCGGACGACGCCCTCCGTCTCCTCCGCACCCTGCGCGAAGGCGCTGGTGAGGAGATTCTTGCCTTCGAGCTGATGTGCGGCGCCGAGATGGATCTGGTGCGCGCACGTTTTCCGCAGGCGCGCTATCCGCTCACCGCCCGCCACTCGTGGTACGTCTTCATTGAGATCGGCGGTGAGTGCGAGGCGAGCGTGTCCGCGCGCCTCGAAACCGCCTTGAGCGGCGCATTCGAGGCCGGAACCATCGTCGACGCCGTCATCGCCGCCACTGAGGCACAAGCGCGGGAGATCTGGCATTTGCGCTTCGCTGTCTCCGAAGCGAACCGTCTCGCGGGCCCGACGGCGTCCCACGACGTCAGTGTCGCCACCGAGGACGTGCCGGCCCTGATCGCCGGCGTGGCTGCCCGCCTCGGCACTGAATTTTCTGGGACACGCGCCCTCTTCGTCGGCCATGTCGGAGACGGCAATATTCACGTGAACGTGCTTTTCCCCGGCAACGATGCCCTTGCGGCACAGGGAGCCGCGGTCAACGCTGCGGTTTACGCCCTCGTACATGACCTCGGCGGCAGCATTTCCGCAGAGCACGGCATCGGTCGGCTCAAGTCTGCGGTTTTTGCCCGCATCTCTGATCCGGTCGAGCTTCGTCTCATGCGGGAGATCAAACAGGCTTTCGATCCGGCTGGCATCCTCAATCCTGGGGCCGTGATCAGTGCGGGAGAGCCACAGCCGAGGGATGCCATCCCAAGCAGGATCAATGGCACTGTCGCTCTCACGACTACATCCTCCGCTGATCAGGAGAACGATGAGCGTGAGGCCCGGTTGCGTATGCTCCTCAATCGTAGATCCTGA
- a CDS encoding SDR family NAD(P)-dependent oxidoreductase, which yields MTLPHFPDLSSRTALVTGGAEGIGRAIVEAFATQGTAVAFLDRNVELGEALAADLVATGAQVVFRAVDLREIGATQEAIRALAANLGPFSICVNNAGHDERHRFDEVTETYWDDRLAVNLRPMMFVSQAVAPGMRALGGGAIVNLGSTSWMQGASGLIAYTTAKSAVIGFTRSLARELGPDGIRVNCVTPGWVMTERQRKTWWTPEKWAAAQVRQSIKGEILPEDIAAMVLFLSSGAARRCTGQNYIVDAGVV from the coding sequence TTGACCCTACCCCACTTTCCCGATCTTTCCTCGCGCACAGCGCTCGTCACGGGCGGCGCCGAAGGCATCGGCCGCGCCATCGTCGAGGCCTTCGCCACGCAAGGCACGGCGGTGGCCTTTCTCGACCGCAACGTGGAGCTCGGCGAGGCGCTCGCAGCCGATCTCGTGGCAACGGGAGCGCAGGTCGTGTTCCGCGCCGTCGACCTGCGCGAGATCGGCGCCACGCAGGAGGCGATCCGCGCCCTTGCGGCCAATCTCGGGCCGTTCTCGATCTGCGTCAACAATGCCGGTCACGACGAGCGCCACCGCTTCGACGAGGTGACCGAGACCTATTGGGACGACCGGTTGGCCGTGAACCTCCGGCCAATGATGTTCGTCAGCCAGGCCGTCGCGCCGGGCATGCGCGCCCTCGGCGGCGGCGCAATCGTCAATCTCGGCTCAACATCCTGGATGCAGGGCGCATCCGGGCTCATCGCCTACACCACCGCGAAATCGGCGGTCATCGGCTTCACCCGCTCGCTCGCCCGCGAACTCGGGCCCGACGGCATCCGCGTCAACTGCGTCACTCCTGGCTGGGTGATGACCGAGCGGCAGCGCAAGACTTGGTGGACGCCGGAGAAATGGGCGGCCGCCCAAGTCCGCCAGTCCATCAAGGGCGAGATCCTGCCGGAGGACATCGCGGCGATGGTGCTGTTTCTCTCGTCGGGCGCGGCGCGCCGGTGCACCGGCCAGAACTATATCGTCGATGCCGGGGTTGTGTGA
- a CDS encoding SMP-30/gluconolactonase/LRE family protein, giving the protein MDDRTDDRRGGGRPRGTDEGRLAVDNPRVAPPEEREVPTGAAALAKGLYLLDVIGEHAMPPRFKDLQAATKLTKGTLARMLNTLVLFRLVRHEESDNTYRLGHRLFELAHRVWESFDLRGAASPVIERLADETRETVALCSIDGDEVLYIDQKSRGGAFGFRIEIGRRAPLHCTAGGKALLAFASPHERRALLDHNALQGFTDRTITDSESLMADLALARARGYAISLEEHVAGVVSVAAPIFDHTGRAIAAIGVFGPSSRLSNDRLHTTGRDLMAAARQISGNVGAMPMNINPQSRAGPPSDSGVECVLPWGAHLAEGPVWMPHEKRLYWVDILAPSVHRFDPATRTNEEVVLPRLVSAVVPRRGGGLAALTQDGLEALDFESGRLEPLVDPEAEIPDNRFNDGKCDRIGRLWGGTMRLDASRATGALYAISGDHTWKRVAAGFTVANGLDWSPDGRTFYFTDSAPGRIYAYDFDLAAGAIDNRRVFAEIDAADGRPDGLAIDSEGFLWCAIWDGWCVRRYDPNGRLEREVRLPVPRPTSVAFGGEDLKTLFITTARIRLPSRVLAEAPFSGGLFAMPVPAAGLPVSEFAG; this is encoded by the coding sequence ATGGACGATCGAACGGATGATCGAAGAGGCGGCGGCCGCCCGCGCGGAACGGACGAAGGCCGCCTAGCCGTGGACAACCCACGCGTTGCGCCGCCGGAGGAGCGGGAGGTTCCGACCGGGGCTGCAGCCCTCGCCAAGGGCCTCTATCTCCTCGATGTGATCGGCGAGCATGCCATGCCGCCGCGATTCAAGGACTTGCAGGCAGCGACGAAGCTCACGAAGGGCACCCTGGCGCGGATGCTCAACACCCTCGTCCTGTTCCGCCTCGTGCGGCATGAGGAGAGCGACAACACCTACCGGCTCGGACACCGGCTCTTCGAGCTGGCGCACCGGGTGTGGGAGTCCTTCGATCTGCGCGGAGCCGCCTCGCCGGTGATCGAGCGCCTCGCTGACGAGACCCGGGAGACCGTCGCTTTGTGCTCCATCGATGGTGACGAGGTGCTCTACATCGACCAGAAGAGTCGCGGCGGCGCCTTCGGCTTCAGGATCGAGATCGGCCGCCGGGCGCCCCTGCACTGCACCGCCGGCGGCAAGGCGCTACTTGCCTTCGCTTCCCCGCACGAGCGCCGAGCCCTCCTCGATCACAACGCGCTCCAAGGTTTCACTGATCGCACCATCACCGACAGTGAGTCGCTCATGGCCGATCTCGCCCTCGCCCGGGCGCGTGGGTATGCCATCTCCCTTGAGGAGCATGTGGCAGGAGTCGTCTCGGTCGCCGCCCCGATCTTCGATCATACCGGCCGGGCGATTGCCGCCATCGGCGTATTCGGGCCGAGTTCGCGCCTGTCTAACGACCGGCTCCACACCACAGGGCGCGACCTTATGGCGGCCGCGCGCCAGATCTCCGGCAATGTCGGCGCCATGCCGATGAACATCAATCCGCAGAGCCGGGCGGGGCCGCCCTCCGATAGCGGCGTGGAATGCGTGCTGCCCTGGGGGGCGCATCTCGCCGAGGGACCGGTCTGGATGCCGCACGAGAAGAGGCTCTACTGGGTCGACATCCTTGCCCCGTCTGTGCATCGCTTCGATCCGGCAACGCGCACCAACGAAGAGGTCGTGCTGCCCAGGCTCGTCAGCGCCGTCGTGCCGCGCCGCGGCGGCGGGCTCGCCGCTCTCACCCAGGACGGCCTTGAGGCCCTCGACTTCGAGAGCGGCCGCCTTGAGCCGCTCGTCGACCCTGAGGCGGAGATTCCCGACAACCGCTTCAACGACGGCAAATGCGACCGGATCGGTCGGTTGTGGGGCGGTACCATGCGCCTTGATGCGAGCCGCGCCACCGGTGCCCTCTACGCCATCTCCGGCGACCACACGTGGAAGCGTGTGGCGGCCGGCTTCACCGTAGCCAACGGCCTCGACTGGAGCCCGGACGGACGCACCTTCTATTTCACCGATTCCGCCCCAGGCAGGATCTACGCCTACGATTTTGATCTCGCCGCCGGTGCTATCGACAACCGGCGCGTGTTCGCCGAGATCGATGCCGCGGACGGGCGGCCGGACGGTCTCGCGATCGATAGTGAGGGCTTCCTATGGTGCGCCATCTGGGACGGGTGGTGCGTGCGCCGCTACGACCCGAACGGTCGCCTGGAGCGCGAGGTGCGGCTGCCTGTGCCCCGTCCGACCAGCGTCGCCTTCGGCGGGGAGGATCTGAAGACCCTCTTCATCACCACCGCGCGCATCCGCCTGCCCTCGCGCGTCCTTGCCGAGGCACCCTTCTCGGGCGGCCTCTTCGCCATGCCGGTCCCAGCCGCCGGCCTGCCCGTGTCGGAGTTTGCCGGTTGA